The following coding sequences lie in one Thermoleophilia bacterium genomic window:
- the purM gene encoding phosphoribosylformylglycinamidine cyclo-ligase, with protein sequence MSEGHVHYTYEQAGVDVAAGNRAVDLLKQRLKSTRHPLVLGGLGGFGGAMRLPRLKDPVLVASTDGVGTKIEIARKLGRLDTVGIDLVAMSVNDVSACGAVPLFFLDYLVVGRLVPEEVATIVAGVDEGCLRAQCVLLGGETAEHPGQFPDGDFDLAGFAVGLAERDELWGPHLVREGDVLLGLDSSGLHSNGFSLVRHLLRERNVDLDAAFGAADAQWVEADVNESVGDVLLTPTNIYSPVLHDLGHCGGVHAAAHITGGGFPDNIGRAVPDDLCAVLDLASWVPPRVYTWLHSLGVEPREMLNTFNCGLGMVVVVDPAYVERHLALLDGAGIGARAVGAVASRSGGSAVQYRRALQL encoded by the coding sequence ATGAGCGAAGGCCACGTTCACTACACATATGAGCAAGCGGGCGTCGACGTTGCGGCGGGGAATCGTGCAGTCGACCTTCTGAAGCAGCGCCTCAAGAGTACGCGCCATCCGCTGGTTCTTGGTGGTCTCGGGGGCTTTGGGGGGGCTATGCGTCTCCCCCGCCTCAAGGACCCGGTTCTGGTCGCCAGTACCGACGGCGTCGGGACCAAGATAGAGATCGCGCGAAAGCTGGGGCGTCTCGACACCGTTGGCATCGACCTCGTGGCAATGAGCGTCAACGATGTCTCCGCGTGCGGAGCTGTGCCGCTGTTCTTCCTTGACTACCTCGTTGTCGGCCGTCTTGTGCCCGAAGAGGTTGCGACGATCGTGGCTGGCGTGGACGAGGGCTGCCTGCGGGCGCAATGCGTCCTTCTGGGCGGCGAGACGGCAGAGCATCCCGGGCAGTTTCCCGACGGTGACTTCGATCTCGCCGGTTTCGCTGTTGGTCTCGCCGAACGAGACGAGTTGTGGGGACCGCACCTCGTTCGCGAAGGGGATGTTCTTCTTGGCCTCGACTCGAGTGGGCTCCACTCAAACGGCTTCAGTCTCGTGCGCCATCTTCTGCGGGAGCGGAACGTCGATCTTGACGCTGCCTTCGGCGCTGCTGACGCGCAGTGGGTTGAGGCAGACGTGAACGAGAGCGTCGGTGATGTGCTCCTGACGCCCACTAATATCTACAGCCCCGTTCTCCACGATCTCGGTCATTGTGGTGGCGTCCACGCCGCTGCTCATATCACCGGCGGCGGTTTTCCCGACAACATAGGTCGAGCTGTTCCGGACGACCTGTGCGCGGTTCTTGATCTCGCGAGCTGGGTGCCGCCGCGCGTGTACACCTGGCTGCACTCATTGGGCGTGGAGCCTCGCGAAATGCTGAATACGTTCAATTGTGGCCTTGGGATGGTTGTCGTCGTCGATCCGGCCTACGTCGAACGACATCTTGCCCTTCTTGACGGTGCGGGTATTGGTGCGCGGGCCGTCGGTGCAGTTGCGTCGAGGAGCGGGGGTTCGGCGGTGCAGTATCGAAGGGCGCTTCAACTGTGA
- a CDS encoding carbohydrate kinase family protein, translated as MVDLIGCGALNVDLVYRLPRTSPLWQEVGPPGSEQMMDAALRRVVDEMLGDTQPVRAGGGQAANTVAAMARLGYRAAMIGRVGADDEGRYALAELAPGDGRLVARAGETGRVYVLLDEDGERRNLVWSAANDAFALADVPKRPPRARFALFTSYVGDGPLAAQLALLERLDPETQVAFDPGEIYARKGVKRFLPILQRCAYLFASEHELEVMCGLSLPESLDFVLSAGVNLVVCKMGSRGARLVGRRVDMYVPPLPAEVVDVTGAGDVFAAGFLAALVEQVGLESAGRLGAWAASRGISGIGRSGYPDAKAWRARLAEERGERLAATALERDGEVSRGRLQ; from the coding sequence ATGGTCGATCTCATCGGTTGCGGGGCCCTCAATGTTGACCTCGTCTACCGTCTGCCGAGGACGTCACCTCTCTGGCAGGAGGTTGGGCCGCCCGGATCCGAGCAAATGATGGACGCTGCGTTGCGGCGGGTCGTCGACGAGATGCTCGGAGACACGCAGCCCGTGCGTGCTGGCGGCGGACAAGCGGCAAACACGGTTGCCGCCATGGCTCGCCTTGGATATCGCGCTGCAATGATCGGCCGCGTTGGAGCGGACGACGAAGGTCGATACGCTCTGGCGGAACTCGCGCCGGGTGATGGACGTCTCGTGGCGCGTGCCGGTGAAACTGGGCGCGTGTACGTATTGCTGGATGAAGATGGTGAGCGGCGTAATCTCGTGTGGTCGGCCGCGAACGACGCTTTTGCGCTCGCCGACGTTCCCAAGCGACCTCCTCGGGCCCGATTCGCCCTCTTCACATCGTACGTTGGCGACGGCCCGCTTGCGGCGCAGTTGGCGCTGCTCGAGCGGCTTGATCCAGAGACACAAGTCGCCTTCGATCCAGGCGAGATTTACGCTCGAAAGGGCGTCAAGAGATTCTTGCCCATCCTCCAGAGATGCGCCTATCTCTTCGCGAGCGAACACGAACTCGAGGTGATGTGCGGCTTGTCTCTGCCGGAGTCGCTGGATTTCGTCCTCAGCGCCGGAGTCAATCTGGTCGTATGCAAGATGGGTAGCCGCGGCGCTCGCCTCGTTGGACGCCGCGTCGACATGTACGTTCCACCACTGCCGGCGGAGGTGGTCGACGTGACCGGCGCCGGCGATGTCTTCGCGGCGGGATTTCTCGCGGCTCTCGTCGAGCAGGTCGGGTTGGAGAGCGCTGGCAGATTAGGCGCTTGGGCTGCCAGTCGCGGCATTTCAGGTATCGGCCGGAGTGGCTACCCGGACGCGAAAGCCTGGCGCGCTCGGCTGGCCGAAGAACGCGGCGAAAGACTGGCGGCTACGGCGCTAGAACGAGATGGAGAGGTGTCGAGAGGACGGCTTCAATGA
- a CDS encoding DUF1015 domain-containing protein: MADVRPFRGLRYAAETHLDHLVAPPYDVLSEEQAQELRLRSPHNVVHVDLPVGPGEPPSSAAYTRAADTFQAWRRDGILRQDEGPAIYLVDQEYRGPDGRERRRRGFIARLMLADFSERVVLPHEKTHAGPKMDRLSLFRTTHADISQIFLLYPDTDGCVAKALSVAAAGADPRLAQEAHDRDGNVHHLVPALGDAAVHVGALLADKPLYIADGHHRYETALAYRDERRAGGDHSADSLMVYLCSMDDPGLTVFPTHRLIKRGAMPGTAEVLQRLSGDFIVEHGPTGDIAACRAFITTGLKSASESGGVFGLYFPREGSCVLAHLRDRALPLRLEREGLSPVGAGLTVTLLHYGILRDCCGLDPAHSEGVIDYVSDIDDAFSRLTDETYGCGAFINPTRVDEVRAIADRGETMPQKSTYFYPKLLSGLVLDALGE; this comes from the coding sequence ATGGCCGACGTACGGCCCTTTAGAGGCCTTCGCTACGCTGCCGAGACGCACCTCGATCACCTGGTGGCGCCGCCCTACGATGTGCTGTCCGAGGAGCAGGCACAAGAGCTCCGCCTCCGGAGCCCGCACAATGTGGTGCACGTCGATCTGCCTGTCGGCCCCGGAGAGCCGCCCAGTTCTGCGGCGTACACGCGCGCGGCAGACACGTTTCAAGCATGGCGCCGAGACGGAATCTTACGGCAGGATGAAGGGCCCGCGATCTACTTGGTGGATCAAGAATACCGCGGCCCCGACGGACGCGAGCGTAGACGGCGCGGCTTCATCGCTCGGCTGATGCTCGCCGATTTTAGCGAGCGGGTTGTTCTTCCACACGAGAAGACGCACGCGGGCCCCAAGATGGACCGTCTTTCCCTGTTTAGGACAACACATGCCGACATCAGTCAGATATTCCTTCTCTATCCTGACACAGACGGATGTGTCGCTAAGGCGCTGTCGGTTGCCGCGGCAGGAGCCGACCCGCGTCTTGCTCAGGAGGCACACGACAGGGACGGGAACGTGCACCACCTTGTTCCTGCGCTTGGAGATGCGGCAGTGCACGTCGGGGCGCTGCTGGCAGACAAGCCGCTGTACATCGCCGACGGTCATCATCGGTACGAGACCGCGCTTGCCTATCGAGATGAGCGGCGTGCTGGGGGAGATCACAGTGCCGATAGCCTCATGGTGTACCTCTGCAGCATGGATGACCCCGGTCTCACCGTGTTCCCAACTCACCGCCTGATCAAGCGCGGAGCAATGCCGGGAACGGCAGAGGTGCTCCAGCGTCTCTCTGGCGACTTCATCGTCGAGCACGGTCCCACCGGGGACATTGCAGCCTGCCGAGCGTTCATCACCACGGGACTCAAGAGTGCGTCGGAGTCTGGTGGTGTCTTCGGTCTCTACTTCCCGCGAGAGGGTAGTTGTGTCCTCGCGCACTTGCGTGATCGCGCGCTACCTCTGCGGCTCGAGCGGGAGGGCCTCTCTCCGGTTGGGGCCGGGCTTACCGTAACGCTGCTTCACTACGGGATCCTGCGTGACTGCTGCGGTCTGGACCCTGCTCACAGCGAAGGTGTCATAGACTACGTGAGCGACATCGACGACGCGTTCTCGCGTCTCACTGATGAGACGTACGGTTGCGGTGCGTTCATCAACCCAACGCGCGTCGACGAAGTGAGAGCGATCGCCGATCGCGGCGAGACAATGCCGCAGAAGTCGACGTACTTCTACCCCAAGCTGCTCTCCGGACTAGTTCTTGATGCTCTGGGTGAGTAG
- the purQ gene encoding phosphoribosylformylglycinamidine synthase subunit PurQ — translation MGTSRKRARFGVVVFPGSNCDEDTRHALSTFADADVEFLWHKDTDLRNVDAIVLPGGFSYGDYLRCGAIARFSPIMQSITDFATRGGLVLGICNGFQILTEAGLLPGALLRNTGLKFVCRYVNLRVEATDGAFTRAYEDGQVLRIVVKHNDGNYTVDPATLASMQTNGQVLMRYVDASGGCTPDANPNGALDDIAGVCNAAGNVFGLMPHPENSVESTLAGGADGRGIFQSMIDTILERRAAS, via the coding sequence ATGGGCACGTCACGCAAACGCGCTCGTTTCGGGGTGGTCGTCTTTCCGGGGTCCAACTGCGATGAGGACACGCGACACGCGCTCAGCACCTTTGCGGATGCGGATGTCGAGTTCTTGTGGCACAAGGACACGGATCTTCGCAACGTCGATGCCATTGTGCTGCCCGGCGGTTTCAGTTACGGCGACTACCTGCGCTGCGGGGCAATCGCTCGCTTCAGCCCCATAATGCAGTCCATCACCGACTTTGCCACCAGAGGTGGACTCGTTCTGGGTATCTGCAACGGCTTCCAGATTCTTACAGAGGCCGGTCTTCTTCCGGGGGCGCTTCTGCGCAACACGGGTCTCAAGTTCGTCTGCCGCTACGTCAATCTGCGTGTAGAAGCCACAGATGGCGCCTTCACCCGTGCATACGAGGATGGGCAAGTCTTGCGCATCGTTGTCAAGCACAACGACGGCAACTACACGGTCGATCCGGCGACGCTGGCGAGCATGCAAACGAACGGACAGGTGCTGATGCGCTATGTTGATGCCTCCGGAGGCTGTACTCCCGATGCCAATCCAAACGGGGCTCTCGACGACATAGCCGGAGTCTGCAACGCTGCTGGCAACGTCTTCGGGCTCATGCCCCACCCGGAGAACTCGGTCGAGTCCACACTCGCCGGCGGCGCGGATGGGCGCGGCATCTTCCAGAGCATGATCGACACGATTCTGGAAAGAAGGGCAGCTTCATGA
- the purL gene encoding phosphoribosylformylglycinamidine synthase subunit PurL, whose protein sequence is MSRRATLDAAIKLGLSEEEYAHICEIQGGEPTYVELAIYSLMWSEHCSYKHSRPVLGRFPTKGSRVLQGPGENAGVVDVGDGWAVAMKVESHNHPSAVEPFQGAATGVGGIVRDIFTMGARPCVSLNSLRFGELTDARQRYLIDGVVGGIAHYGNCLGVPTVGGEIYFEPSYAGNCLVNALCAGLIRSDGIMRAVASGVGNSVVLIGSKTGRDGIGGASVLASQEFDETLEEKRPSVQVGDPFMEKKLIEACLELLDRGLVVSMQDLGAAGLTSSSSEMASKGLVGLDIHADRVPLREADMEPWEIMISESQERMLAIVTAEQLADVLAVCARWDLDCTEIGEVTDSKMLRVFWHGQRVASIPARRLADESPIIRTPSAKPGYIADEPLQVTASSYSEPEDLREVLLALLRSGNIASKRWAYEQYDYIVQANTVQIPGGDAAVLRIKGGQRGMAFAIDCNGRHCYLDPYRGAKAAVAEAARNLSCTGALPVAVTDCLNFGNPERSEIYWQFEQAVEGISQACEALGTPVVSGNVSFYNESFGRAIYPTPVIGMLGVFDDVALHVDSAFKNEGDVIVLLGPAQAWIDGSEYQKVWHRRVEGRVPDVDLACEAELQRALRAAIAAGLVKSAHDCAEGGLITALAECCISSGTTGGASFAEPEAPARLSAGGRWLGATVDLTAAANGLSEGVGTRSDVLLFGEAPTRVIASVNPQDLPAALAAFESVPVAVLGSVTNDLLTCTMNSRELVSIRVGELCDAYESLPEQLA, encoded by the coding sequence ATGAGCCGGCGTGCGACACTCGATGCGGCCATCAAGCTCGGTCTGTCGGAGGAAGAGTACGCGCACATCTGCGAGATTCAAGGCGGCGAACCGACGTACGTAGAGTTGGCCATCTACTCGCTCATGTGGAGTGAACACTGCAGCTACAAGCACTCTCGTCCGGTGCTGGGCCGGTTCCCCACCAAAGGGTCTCGAGTGCTCCAGGGCCCCGGCGAGAACGCCGGCGTTGTCGACGTCGGCGACGGTTGGGCGGTGGCCATGAAAGTAGAGAGCCACAACCACCCGAGCGCTGTTGAGCCGTTTCAGGGTGCGGCTACAGGTGTGGGCGGAATCGTTCGTGACATCTTCACGATGGGAGCGCGTCCTTGCGTGAGTCTCAACTCGCTACGCTTCGGCGAGCTCACCGACGCGCGTCAACGCTATCTGATCGACGGGGTCGTTGGCGGCATCGCGCATTACGGCAATTGCCTAGGGGTTCCCACGGTCGGCGGGGAGATCTATTTTGAGCCCAGCTACGCGGGGAACTGCCTGGTTAATGCACTCTGTGCGGGACTCATCCGCAGCGATGGCATCATGCGTGCTGTCGCCAGCGGGGTGGGCAACTCCGTTGTGCTCATAGGGTCGAAGACTGGACGTGACGGCATCGGCGGGGCCAGTGTCTTGGCCAGCCAGGAGTTCGACGAGACGCTCGAAGAGAAGCGCCCCAGTGTTCAGGTGGGCGATCCGTTCATGGAAAAGAAGCTCATCGAGGCCTGTCTCGAACTCCTCGATCGCGGTCTCGTCGTGAGCATGCAGGATCTCGGTGCCGCGGGCCTGACGAGCTCGAGCAGTGAGATGGCGAGCAAGGGCCTCGTCGGTCTAGATATTCACGCTGATCGCGTCCCGCTGCGCGAGGCGGACATGGAGCCGTGGGAGATCATGATCAGCGAAAGTCAGGAGCGAATGCTGGCGATCGTGACCGCAGAGCAGCTCGCCGATGTTCTTGCGGTTTGCGCGCGCTGGGATCTGGATTGCACCGAGATCGGGGAGGTTACGGACAGCAAGATGCTGCGTGTCTTCTGGCACGGGCAACGCGTTGCCAGCATTCCAGCACGTCGCCTTGCTGACGAGAGTCCAATAATTCGTACGCCTTCGGCTAAGCCGGGGTACATTGCCGACGAGCCTCTGCAGGTGACGGCTTCGTCGTACTCTGAACCGGAGGACCTTCGTGAAGTCCTCCTCGCCTTGCTGCGATCGGGAAACATCGCGAGCAAGCGCTGGGCGTACGAACAGTACGACTACATCGTTCAGGCGAACACGGTGCAGATTCCTGGCGGCGATGCTGCTGTGCTGCGCATCAAGGGTGGTCAGCGTGGCATGGCGTTCGCGATCGACTGCAATGGCCGTCACTGTTATCTTGATCCGTATCGTGGTGCCAAGGCGGCCGTGGCCGAGGCAGCACGCAACCTGTCCTGTACTGGCGCGCTTCCTGTGGCAGTCACGGACTGCCTGAACTTTGGCAACCCAGAAAGGTCGGAGATCTACTGGCAGTTCGAGCAGGCTGTGGAAGGTATTTCGCAGGCCTGTGAAGCGCTTGGGACTCCCGTTGTAAGCGGCAACGTGAGTTTCTACAACGAGAGCTTCGGTCGAGCTATCTACCCCACCCCAGTCATCGGCATGCTCGGCGTGTTCGACGATGTCGCACTACATGTCGATAGCGCCTTCAAGAACGAAGGCGACGTGATCGTCCTGCTCGGGCCTGCGCAAGCGTGGATCGACGGCTCCGAGTACCAGAAGGTGTGGCATCGCCGCGTCGAAGGGCGGGTCCCGGACGTCGATCTTGCCTGCGAGGCGGAGCTTCAGCGTGCGCTGCGCGCCGCAATAGCCGCCGGACTTGTGAAGAGTGCGCACGACTGTGCCGAAGGTGGGCTGATCACGGCGCTCGCCGAATGCTGTATCTCCAGTGGTACGACCGGCGGCGCCTCGTTCGCAGAGCCCGAAGCGCCTGCGCGTCTCTCGGCCGGAGGTCGCTGGCTTGGCGCGACGGTCGATCTAACCGCAGCGGCGAATGGCCTATCGGAGGGAGTGGGCACTCGCTCGGACGTTCTGTTGTTCGGTGAGGCACCCACGCGCGTGATTGCATCAGTGAACCCACAAGACCTTCCTGCTGCACTCGCAGCTTTCGAGTCGGTGCCGGTCGCCGTTCTGGGTTCCGTGACCAACGATCTCTTGACGTGTACGATGAACTCGCGTGAATTGGTCTCGATTCGTGTTGGCGAGCTCTGTGACGCCTACGAGTCGTTGCCAGAACAGCTTGCATAG
- the purS gene encoding phosphoribosylformylglycinamidine synthase subunit PurS, whose protein sequence is MDVRVTITPKQGILDPQGATVERALPALGFAGVSDVRVGKFIELTVDPPTGMTRDELRAMVDDMCRKLLANPIIEDYSFDLGEE, encoded by the coding sequence ATGGATGTCCGTGTCACAATCACGCCTAAACAGGGCATTCTCGACCCGCAAGGAGCGACGGTTGAGCGTGCGCTGCCGGCGCTCGGTTTCGCTGGGGTGAGCGATGTGCGCGTTGGGAAGTTCATCGAGCTTACAGTCGACCCACCGACCGGAATGACTCGGGACGAGCTCCGCGCTATGGTCGACGACATGTGTCGGAAGCTGCTCGCCAATCCCATCATCGAGGACTACTCCTTCGATCTTGGCGAGGAATGA
- a CDS encoding TetR/AcrR family transcriptional regulator, translating to MDGVGSILEPRSPLTRERIVALALRIIDEQGLEALNMRRLAAEAGVKPMSLYHHFRNKQSILDAVGEAIASAALGASAPDPRWAARVRQLFMGLHALTEAHPRALPLISTAVIRTPSGRRWMDELMETLLSAGFSEERAVTIYHALGAYTMGMGYARMLAGDVQARDIILQLAGHGRDYPSLLRVGWRLAVWDRPGEYETGLDVLLAHFAAD from the coding sequence GTGGACGGCGTGGGCAGTATTCTCGAACCTCGTTCGCCGTTGACGCGAGAGCGCATTGTTGCTTTGGCGCTACGTATCATCGACGAGCAGGGTCTGGAGGCCCTGAACATGCGTCGACTCGCGGCGGAAGCTGGGGTCAAGCCCATGTCCCTCTATCATCATTTCCGCAACAAGCAGTCGATTCTGGATGCAGTTGGAGAAGCCATCGCGTCAGCCGCACTTGGCGCCTCGGCGCCTGATCCGCGGTGGGCGGCGCGGGTGCGCCAGTTGTTCATGGGCCTGCACGCCCTCACCGAGGCGCACCCGCGCGCGCTCCCGCTCATCTCGACGGCGGTGATCCGCACTCCCAGCGGCCGTCGTTGGATGGACGAGCTTATGGAGACACTCCTCTCGGCCGGGTTCAGCGAGGAGCGTGCTGTCACCATCTATCACGCCCTTGGGGCGTATACCATGGGGATGGGCTACGCTCGCATGCTCGCCGGCGACGTTCAGGCACGCGACATCATTCTCCAGCTTGCTGGCCACGGGCGGGACTACCCCAGCCTGCTCCGCGTCGGGTGGCGACTCGCCGTGTGGGATAGGCCGGGCGAATACGAGACTGGTCTCGACGTTCTCTTGGCGCACTTCGCTGCTGACTAG
- a CDS encoding formyltransferase family protein, which produces MRIGWMSTGRDQAACNLLADVVARARRDGVSLDIAAAFCDRDIGEAPESDAFLSLAGGLGIRTITLSSAASWHAAKTTGVSREVWRDAYHEQVTELLRPLGLSVLVMAGYMLIASADMCREHALLNLHPALPGGPTGTWQEVIWELLDREATETGAMMHLATEELDRGPVIAFFRFPITGGAWEPLWDQFRAKRSARGLTAIMAEEGEREPLFAEVRRWGEVREIPLLYQTLCQFSSGKLRAEGDSVLAGAAHMPLDLTCLVEAEMVKQ; this is translated from the coding sequence ATGAGGATCGGCTGGATGTCGACGGGTCGTGATCAGGCCGCGTGCAACCTCCTTGCGGACGTGGTTGCCCGCGCCCGGCGCGACGGCGTGTCTCTCGACATCGCGGCCGCCTTCTGCGATCGCGATATCGGCGAGGCGCCCGAGAGCGATGCGTTTCTCTCGCTCGCCGGCGGCCTCGGCATTCGGACGATCACGTTGTCCAGTGCTGCGAGTTGGCACGCTGCCAAGACGACTGGGGTGAGCCGTGAGGTGTGGCGCGACGCCTATCATGAGCAAGTCACAGAACTCCTCCGCCCGCTCGGTCTCAGCGTGCTCGTAATGGCCGGGTACATGCTCATCGCTAGTGCGGATATGTGTCGTGAGCATGCTCTGTTGAATCTGCATCCCGCCCTTCCTGGTGGCCCGACGGGAACGTGGCAGGAAGTGATCTGGGAACTGCTCGACCGTGAAGCGACAGAGACGGGCGCCATGATGCACCTGGCCACAGAAGAACTTGACCGTGGCCCGGTGATCGCTTTCTTCCGCTTCCCTATCACTGGTGGAGCTTGGGAGCCGCTATGGGACCAGTTCCGCGCCAAACGTAGTGCCCGAGGTCTGACGGCCATCATGGCCGAAGAGGGCGAGCGCGAGCCGTTGTTCGCGGAGGTTCGCCGATGGGGCGAGGTCAGAGAGATCCCCCTCCTATATCAGACTCTGTGCCAGTTTTCGTCAGGAAAGCTGCGCGCAGAAGGCGACAGTGTTCTTGCCGGCGCGGCACATATGCCGCTGGATCTTACCTGCTTGGTCGAAGCTGAAATGGTGAAGCAATGA
- a CDS encoding LysE family transporter, which produces MRELGLIFASSLLVAYSGALMPGPMLTIVIAESPRQGVKTGPLVVLGHALLELALLVALIVGLGPVLTRPAVHATLAVVGGIMLIGTAASMFLTVARRQVDLTQSLETGTVRHVRTVAAGAVASLSNPYWVLWWATIGLSLVTQAYLLGLAGVIAFYLGHILGDLTWFTAVSGLVAAGRRWISQRLYYGMIVVSACFLVLLAGWFFVSGVRTIIAS; this is translated from the coding sequence GTGCGTGAGCTCGGTCTGATCTTCGCGTCGTCGCTGCTCGTCGCATACTCAGGCGCGCTCATGCCGGGTCCCATGCTGACGATCGTGATTGCCGAGAGCCCACGTCAGGGCGTCAAGACGGGGCCACTGGTGGTGCTGGGTCACGCGCTGCTCGAACTAGCGCTGCTCGTGGCGCTGATCGTCGGACTCGGGCCTGTGCTCACGCGACCTGCGGTGCACGCGACGTTGGCAGTCGTCGGAGGGATCATGCTGATAGGGACTGCAGCGTCGATGTTCCTGACCGTCGCGCGGCGTCAAGTGGATCTCACACAATCGTTGGAGACGGGAACGGTGAGGCATGTTCGTACCGTCGCTGCGGGGGCGGTGGCCAGTCTCTCGAATCCGTACTGGGTGCTCTGGTGGGCTACTATTGGACTGAGTCTGGTCACGCAGGCGTATCTGCTCGGTCTGGCCGGCGTCATCGCCTTCTACCTTGGACACATCCTTGGTGATCTCACGTGGTTCACCGCAGTGAGCGGTCTGGTTGCAGCTGGCCGAAGGTGGATATCCCAGCGTCTCTACTACGGCATGATCGTGGTCTCAGCGTGCTTCCTCGTCCTACTTGCCGGCTGGTTCTTCGTTTCGGGGGTGCGGACAATCATCGCTTCCTAG
- the purF gene encoding amidophosphoribosyltransferase: protein MRTDHFHDKCGVFGIYAPGFDVARLTYFGLYALQHRGQESAGIAVSDAGQITVIKDLGLVSQVFSEPVLTSLSGDHAIGHVRYSTTGSTHWQNSQPLVRSRNGDVIALGHNGNLVNTDELRSDLIRQGVKFRGTTDTEVITALIAHEAEGDLLGAVRTAVSKIRGAFSAAVMSGRALVGFRDPYGVRPLCLGEYEGNPVISSETAGLDIVGARFVREVLPGEIIIVDEDHGMRCELVELEGARPALCIFEFIYFARPDSVMAGRTLHLVRQEMGRHLALEAPVEADLVIPVPDTGMPAAIGYAAASGIPYAEGLIKNRYVQRTFIQPDDHLRQVGIRMKLNPLSAVIRGKRLVVVDDSIVRGNTTGKLVEMLYAAGAREVHLRISSPPIRFPCYYGIDMATRAELIAARLSVDEICAKVGATSLHYLTLDGLQASTGLPCTEFCRACFTGDYPIDVPTEYAMCKMRFEQDKGQCEP from the coding sequence ATGCGCACCGATCATTTTCACGACAAGTGCGGTGTCTTCGGCATCTACGCGCCGGGCTTCGACGTGGCGCGGCTCACCTACTTTGGCCTGTATGCACTGCAGCACCGCGGTCAGGAAAGCGCCGGGATTGCGGTGAGCGATGCTGGCCAGATCACGGTGATCAAGGATCTGGGCCTCGTGAGTCAGGTGTTCAGCGAACCGGTGCTCACCAGTCTGAGCGGCGACCATGCGATCGGACACGTTCGCTACTCCACTACCGGCTCGACCCACTGGCAGAACTCCCAGCCGCTCGTCCGCAGTCGCAACGGCGATGTGATTGCGTTGGGCCACAACGGCAATCTCGTGAATACCGACGAGCTGCGTTCAGATCTGATCCGGCAGGGCGTGAAGTTCCGCGGGACAACCGACACTGAAGTCATCACTGCGCTCATCGCTCATGAGGCGGAGGGCGACCTTCTGGGGGCTGTCCGCACGGCCGTCTCCAAGATCCGCGGCGCCTTTTCGGCGGCCGTGATGAGCGGTCGGGCGCTGGTTGGCTTCCGAGATCCCTACGGTGTTCGGCCGCTTTGTCTGGGCGAGTACGAGGGCAATCCGGTAATCAGCAGCGAGACGGCGGGGTTGGACATCGTGGGTGCTCGTTTCGTGCGGGAGGTGCTCCCCGGCGAGATCATTATTGTTGACGAGGATCACGGTATGCGCTGCGAGCTTGTCGAGTTGGAGGGCGCGCGTCCGGCGCTCTGCATATTTGAGTTCATCTACTTCGCGCGGCCGGATAGTGTCATGGCTGGTCGCACGCTCCACCTTGTGCGTCAGGAGATGGGTCGCCATCTCGCCCTAGAGGCGCCGGTGGAGGCGGATCTCGTGATTCCCGTGCCTGACACGGGCATGCCGGCGGCGATCGGCTACGCTGCCGCCTCTGGTATTCCGTATGCGGAAGGACTCATCAAGAACCGCTATGTTCAGCGGACCTTCATCCAGCCAGACGATCACCTGCGCCAAGTCGGTATCCGCATGAAGCTCAATCCACTGTCGGCAGTCATCCGCGGCAAGCGGCTGGTGGTTGTTGACGACTCCATTGTGCGCGGCAACACGACGGGGAAGCTCGTCGAGATGCTCTACGCAGCCGGTGCTCGGGAGGTTCACCTCAGGATCAGTTCGCCGCCAATCCGCTTCCCCTGCTACTACGGAATCGACATGGCGACGCGGGCAGAGCTGATCGCCGCTCGCCTCAGTGTCGATGAGATCTGCGCCAAGGTCGGGGCTACTAGTCTTCACTACCTCACGCTGGACGGGCTGCAGGCCAGCACCGGTTTGCCTTGCACGGAGTTCTGCCGAGCGTGCTTCACGGGCGACTACCCCATCGACGTGCCCACTGAGTACGCAATGTGCAAGATGCGATTCGAGCAAGACAAGGGGCAGTGTGAGCCGTAA